In the genome of Candidatus Bathyarchaeia archaeon, one region contains:
- a CDS encoding glycosyltransferase, with the protein MTTLKRRVAPQRKVCIGVCAYNEEKNIGLLLKNLLAQQDLLPNCEIIVACSGCTDSTPHIVGKFQEADQRVKVITQIERGGKAQALNLIFERASGSEALILTNADAIPDAGSINRLVKALYTSNVGAVTGRPIPFGKSVGLSGKIVKLIWDLHHMISTCESVKMSGELCAIRSSLVNRIPANLATDEPYIEMLIRRQGYKIGYVPDAVVYIRCPDKFIEIIKHRRRIWAGHLHIKKMEGFTVSTSDFRKILSTLVKSFRFSFRNLHVLVLFTGIEILSYLLARYDVSRGKIPFVWETLKSTKTVCAESVEKV; encoded by the coding sequence TTGACCACGCTTAAGAGAAGAGTGGCTCCTCAGAGAAAGGTTTGCATAGGAGTTTGCGCATATAACGAGGAGAAAAACATAGGCCTCCTTCTCAAGAATTTGCTGGCACAACAGGATCTTCTACCAAACTGCGAAATCATCGTCGCTTGTTCAGGTTGCACCGATTCTACACCTCATATCGTTGGCAAGTTTCAAGAAGCAGACCAGCGTGTGAAAGTAATCACCCAGATAGAAAGAGGGGGAAAGGCCCAGGCTCTAAACCTCATCTTTGAGCGTGCTTCCGGGTCAGAGGCGCTGATCCTCACAAATGCAGATGCAATTCCTGATGCTGGCAGTATAAATAGACTGGTGAAAGCACTTTACACATCTAATGTTGGGGCTGTAACTGGAAGACCAATACCCTTTGGCAAATCGGTTGGACTTAGTGGAAAGATTGTGAAACTCATATGGGACCTGCATCACATGATTTCAACGTGCGAATCTGTCAAGATGTCGGGCGAACTCTGCGCTATACGATCATCCTTGGTGAACAGAATTCCGGCAAATCTTGCCACAGATGAACCTTACATTGAGATGCTCATTCGACGCCAAGGATACAAGATTGGCTACGTTCCGGATGCAGTCGTGTATATTCGATGCCCTGACAAATTCATTGAAATAATCAAGCACCGCAGGAGAATATGGGCGGGCCACTTGCATATCAAGAAAATGGAAGGCTTCACTGTTTCAACTTCAGATTTTCGTAAGATTCTGTCAACACTGGTTAAGAGTTTTAGGTTCAGCTTTAGGAATCTCCATGTGCTTGTGTTGTTCACTGGCATAGAGATTCTTTCTTACTTGCTCGCCCGTTACGATGTCAGCCGCGGGAAGATTCCTTTTGTTTGGGAAACCCTTAAGAGCACGAAAACTGTGTGTGCGGAAAGCGTGGAAAAAGTTTGA
- a CDS encoding radical SAM protein, whose amino-acid sequence MKSRLSLFPAVVGYRSHHGFGKPRTLPVNVTFSVTNLCNSHCKTCLIWRLYHDQPQLKEKELKTSEFDKVFSSLGNSVFWATLSGGEPYLRPDLPQICESLSEHCEPSIVNIPTNSLLPEVIEDKTKRILERCDFPSLIVNLSLDGLKEEHDRIREVPGNFDKFSDTYGRLRQLKSEFPNLHVGIHSVVSKHSISRLFDVYEYARSLGCDSYITEVAENRSELLNKSENITPSSAEYAAFVHELSQKMKHDRGSFNDSVSRTTRAFRLAYYELAAEVLKKRRQVVSCYAGYASCQISVFGDVWPCCILAYDHSMGNLRENNYDFRQVWFSQRAQDIRNYIRGKNCACPLANAHYTNILCNFTSALKVIKNMILY is encoded by the coding sequence TTGAAGTCGAGGCTTTCTCTGTTTCCTGCAGTTGTCGGTTACCGTTCACATCATGGATTTGGTAAACCCCGCACGTTGCCCGTAAACGTTACGTTTAGCGTCACGAATCTCTGCAACAGCCACTGCAAAACGTGTCTTATCTGGAGGCTCTACCACGATCAGCCTCAGCTCAAGGAGAAAGAACTCAAAACCAGCGAGTTTGACAAAGTCTTCTCTTCTCTTGGAAATTCGGTTTTTTGGGCAACTTTAAGCGGCGGAGAACCCTATCTTAGGCCGGATCTTCCGCAAATATGTGAATCCCTCAGCGAACACTGTGAACCCAGCATAGTCAACATTCCAACCAACTCCTTGCTCCCTGAAGTGATCGAAGACAAGACCAAAAGGATACTCGAAAGATGCGACTTTCCTTCCCTAATCGTGAACCTGTCACTAGACGGGTTGAAAGAGGAACACGACAGAATTCGCGAAGTCCCAGGCAACTTCGACAAGTTTAGCGACACTTATGGTCGCCTAAGGCAGTTGAAATCAGAATTTCCCAACTTGCACGTCGGAATTCATAGTGTAGTGTCCAAGCATAGCATAAGCAGGCTTTTCGACGTCTATGAGTACGCAAGAAGCCTTGGCTGCGATTCTTACATAACGGAGGTTGCAGAGAATAGATCGGAACTCCTTAACAAGAGCGAGAACATTACGCCAAGCTCAGCGGAATATGCTGCATTTGTTCACGAGCTTAGTCAGAAAATGAAGCATGATCGAGGTTCCTTTAATGACTCGGTTTCGCGGACAACCAGAGCTTTCCGCCTTGCGTATTACGAACTCGCCGCGGAAGTGTTGAAAAAACGCCGACAAGTGGTCTCTTGCTACGCTGGTTACGCCTCGTGCCAAATCTCGGTTTTTGGGGACGTATGGCCGTGCTGTATCCTAGCGTATGATCACTCAATGGGAAATCTACGCGAAAATAACTACGACTTTCGCCAAGTCTGGTTCTCCCAAAGGGCACAAGACATTAGAAACTACATTAGAGGAAAAAACTGCGCGTGTCCTCTGGCGAATGCTCACTACACGAATATATTGTGCAATTTCACCTCTGCGCTAAAGGTCATCAAGAACATGATTCTTTACTGA
- a CDS encoding DUF362 domain-containing protein has product MHKVAMIKAKGNRREAIVQAVDLLGGMERFIEKGETVAIKPNLCNSKYKYPVTSSVEAALAILDLVRPLTSEILIIESPNASMNPELKYTALGYDQLEGIKLINLHKNLLVKGKDFDKLINLCNLKTSEVATITCGLKNIFGCYPQRTKAKMHPQIAQAIVDINQRYPSDLIVIDALTAMEGQGPLFGTPVEMGLIIAGDNVVATDFVACKTMEIEPSEVEHLMLAMKCGLGDINNLELIGESIESVKRKFKKADPEPLVRRLKHFISGYETPSKILAKVRQVS; this is encoded by the coding sequence ATGCATAAAGTAGCGATGATCAAAGCGAAAGGAAACAGAAGAGAAGCCATAGTCCAAGCGGTTGATTTGCTAGGCGGAATGGAACGCTTCATAGAAAAGGGAGAAACTGTGGCGATCAAGCCTAACTTATGCAACAGCAAGTACAAATATCCCGTAACATCCTCCGTGGAAGCTGCTTTGGCTATTCTGGATCTTGTTAGGCCATTAACATCTGAAATTTTGATAATCGAATCGCCGAATGCCTCAATGAACCCCGAGCTAAAATACACTGCCTTAGGATATGATCAACTAGAAGGAATCAAACTCATCAATCTACATAAGAACCTGCTTGTTAAAGGAAAGGATTTTGACAAGTTAATCAACTTGTGCAATCTGAAAACAAGCGAAGTCGCTACGATAACCTGCGGGCTCAAGAACATCTTCGGATGCTACCCTCAAAGAACCAAAGCAAAGATGCATCCGCAAATAGCCCAAGCAATTGTCGATATAAACCAACGATATCCTTCCGACCTCATAGTTATTGACGCACTGACTGCTATGGAGGGTCAAGGACCCTTGTTCGGCACGCCAGTAGAAATGGGCTTGATAATCGCTGGCGACAATGTTGTTGCAACTGATTTTGTGGCTTGTAAGACAATGGAAATAGAACCATCTGAAGTAGAGCATCTGATGCTCGCGATGAAGTGCGGTTTAGGCGACATCAACAACCTAGAGCTCATTGGTGAAAGCATCGAATCTGTGAAGAGGAAATTCAAGAAGGCAGATCCGGAACCACTTGTCCGCCGACTGAAGCATTTCATCTCTGGCTATGAAACGCCTTCGAAAATCCTTGCCAAAGTTAGACAGGTTTCCTGA